A window of Primulina tabacum isolate GXHZ01 chromosome 4, ASM2559414v2, whole genome shotgun sequence contains these coding sequences:
- the LOC142541419 gene encoding inositol polyphosphate multikinase beta-like, giving the protein MLKIPKDQVAGHCAGDGKLGPLIDDSGLFYKPLQADGRGSNEVTFYASFSSNTKIPDHIRKFFPNFHGTQLVEASDGSGLKPHLVLQDLNFGRINPSVMDIKIGSRTWVPQAPEDYIQKCLEKDRETSSLSLGFRLSGLQIYGSGQSGVWKPDRKSVQSLSAGKVNLLLKKFVSSNSWDSKPDCSFALIIYGGSSGILSQLLELKAWFEDQTMYHFYSSSILMMFENELARDGKNPRAEIKIIDFAHVFDGEGVIDHNFLGGVCSLIKIISEILTTPEECTSIVPTENGCDLN; this is encoded by the coding sequence ATGCTCAAAATCCCGAAGGACCAGGTTGCAGGACACTGTGCTGGTGATGGGAAGCTAGGGCCCCTTATTGATGATTCAGGCCTTTTCTACAAGCCTCTCCAAGCCGATGGACGTGGATCGAATGAAGTTACTTTCTATGCTTCATTCTCTTCGAACACGAAGATTCCAGACCATATCCGCAAATTCTTCCCCAACTTCCATGGTACTCAACTAGTTGAGGCATCCGATGGATCTGGATTGAAACCTCATCTTGTTTTACAAGACCTGAACTTCGGTCGGATAAATCCATCAGTAATGGACATTAAGATTGGTTCAAGAACATGGGTTCCACAGGCACCAGAGGATTATATCCAAAAGTGTTTGGAGAAAGATAGAGAAACTTCAAGCCTTTCGCTTGGATTCCGGCTATCGGGTTTGCAAATTTACGGTAGTGGACAATCTGGGGTGTGGAAACCGGATAGGAAGTCTGTCCAGTCTCTTTCAGCAGGTAAAGTTAACTTGCTTCTAAAAAAGTTTGTTTCTTCAAACTCTTGGGATTCAAAACCGGATTGCTCTTTCGCTTTGATTATCTATGGTGGTTCCTCGGGTATCCTATCGCAGTTGCTGGAGTTGAAGGCATGGTTTGAGGACCAAACCATGTATCATTTTTATTCTAGCTCGATTCTGATGATGTTTGAAAACGAGCTTGCGAGAGATGGGAAGAATCCACGGGCAGAAATCAAGATTATTGATTTTGCGCATGTTTTCGACGGAGAGGGTGTTATTGATCACAACTTCTTGGGGGGAGTCTGCTCTTTGATAAAGATCATCTCTGAGATTCTTACTACTCCCGAAGAGTGTACTTCCATCGTCCCCACTGAAAATGGGTGCGACTTAAATTAA
- the LOC142542406 gene encoding 4-coumarate:CoA ligase 1-like: METKQEEIIFRSKLPDIYIPKHLPLHSYCFENISKFSTRPCLIDGSTDEVYTYEEVELTSRKIGSGLSKLGINQGDTIMLLLPNTPHFVFAFLGASYIGAVSTMANPFFTPAEVLKQVKASNAKLIITQACYVDKVRDYALDYGIKVMCIDSPLAEGCHHFSELTSADERDMPAVKIHPDDVVALPYSSGTTGLPKGVMLTHKGLVTSVAQQVDGENPNLYIHSEDVMLCVMPLFHIYSLNSVLLCGLRVGAAILIMKKFDIVPFLGLMQKYKVTIGPFVPPIVLAIVKSPVVDRYDLSSVRTVMSGAAPLGRELEDAVRIKFVSAKLGQGYGMTEAGPVLAMCLAFAKEAFEIKSGACGTVVRNAEMKIVDTETGLSLGRDQPGEICIRGDQIMKGYLNDPESTQKTIDKEGWLHTGDIGFIDADDELFIVDRLKEIIKYKGFQVAPAELEAILLNHPCISDAAVVPMKDEAAGEVPVAFVVRSNGSVISEDEIKQFISKQVIFYKRINRVFFIDAVPKSPSGKILRKDLRARLAAEVN; this comes from the exons ATGGAGACCAAGCAAGAAGAGATAATTTTCCGATCGAAGCTCCCGGATATCTACATCCCAAAACATCTCCCGTTGCACTCCTACTGTTTCGAAAACATTTCCAAATTTAGTACGCGACCGTGCCTTATTGATGGCTCGACGGACGAGGTTTACACCTACGAGGAAGTCGAGCTTACGTCCCGAAAAATCGGGAGTGGCCTCAGCAAGCTCGGGATCAATCAAGGCGATACGATCATGCTCTTGCTCCCTAATACACCCCATTTTGTGTTCGCGTTTTTAGGTGCTTCGTATATTGGGGCCGTATCCACGATGGCGAATCCATTTTTCACTCCTGCCGAGGTTTTAAAGCAAGTCAAGGCCTCGAATGCCAAGCTTATTATTACACAAGCGTGTTACGTGGATAAAGTCCGAGACTACGCGCTGGATTATGGGATCAAGGTGATGTGCATTGACTCGCCGCTAGCAGAGGGGTGTCACCACTTCTCGGAATTAACTTCCGCCGATGAAAGGGACATGCCGGCAGTGAAGATACACCCAGACGACGTGGTGGCTCTGCCGTACTCCTCCGGAACGACCGGGCTCCCGAAGGGCGTGATGCTGACACATAAAGGTCTGGTGACCAGCGTGGCCCAGCAAGTTGACGGGGAGAACCCGAATTTGTACATACACAGCGAGGATGTTATGCTCTGTGTGATGCCTTTGTTTCACATTTACTCTTTGAACTCCGTTTTGCTCTGCGGGTTGCGGGTTGGGGCCGCCATTTTGATCATGAAGAAGTTTGACATCGTCCCCTTTTTGGGGCTGATGCAGAAGTACAAAGTGACGATTGGGCCCTTCGTGCCGCCGATTGTTTTGGCGATTGTTAAGAGTCCCGTGGTGGATAGATACGATCTTTCGTCGGTACGGACGGTGATGTCCGGTGCAGCGCCGCTGGGGAGGGAGTTGGAGGATGCTGTGAGGATAAAGTTTGTGAGCGCGAAACTTGGGCAG GGTTATGGAATGACGGAAGCTGGGCCGGTGCTGGCGATGTGCTTAGCATTTGCAAAAGAAGCGTTCGAGATAAAATCCGGCGCATGCGGCACAGTGGTTAGAAATGCTGAGATGAAAATAGTCGACACGGAGACCGGACTTTCTCTAGGACGCGACCAGCCTGGTGAAATCTGCATCAGAGGCGATCAAATCATGAAAG GGTATTTGAATGATCCGGAATCTACCCAGAAGACAATAGATAAAGAGGGATGGCTACACACAGGCGACATCGGGTTCATCGATGCGGACGATGAATTGTTTATCGTCGATCGATTGAAAGAAATAATTAAGTACAAAGGATTTCAAGTGGCACCAGCCGAACTCGAAGCGATACTCCTCAACCACCCTTGCATTTCCGACGCGGCCGTCGTCCC CATGAAAGATGAGGCCGCGGGAGAAGTTCCGGTCGCCTTTGTTGTGAGATCAAATGGATCGGTCATTTCGGAGGACGAGATTAAACAGTTTATTTCTAAACAG GTGATATTCTACAAGAGAATAAATCGCGTATTTTTCATCGATGCGGTTCCCAAGTCTCCATCAGGCAAAATATTGAGAAAGGATCTCAGAGCAAGATTAGCAGCTGAAGTtaattaa
- the LOC142542405 gene encoding very-long-chain aldehyde decarbonylase CER3-like, giving the protein MVVGSSKLRKILTVKQEMVEKEKEGKMSSEKERVCSPSKRDAPFFSWPWENLNNFKYLLYGPLIAKVLYSIYKDEIKKGAWCLHILILFEHRALVHQLWSTYSSMLFLNRTRQIDQRGVDFKQIDAEWHWDNFLILQAILASLVYLSFPSLASLPVWNTKGVLCCLILHIGISEPLFYWMHRLLHSPTLFQRYHWLHHSSKINHPFTAGHTTFLEQLLLCIIVGIPTLGTAFLGYGSITMMYGYLLLFDFLRCLGHCNVEVFPHGLFETIPILKYLIYTPTYHSLHHKEMRSNFCLFMPLYDKLWNTMHANYWAFHQEICSRTSSRVPDFVFLAHVVDVISAMHAPFVFRSFSSIPFSNKLFLFPLWPYTFLVMLVMWAKSKTFLCSFYHLRGKLHQTWAVPRFGFQYFLPFAAKGINNQIEDAILTADKLGVKVISLAALNKNEGLNGGGTLFTSKHPDLKVRVVHGNTLTAAVILREIPRDVDEVFLTGATSKLGRAITLYLAQRKVKVLMLTLSIERFTKIQKELPADCQKYLVQVTKYQAAKNCKTWIIGKWATPREQYWAPSGTHFHQFVVPPVIPFRRDCTYGMLAAMRLPDEVEGLGSCEYTLGRGIVHACHAGGLVHFLEGWEHHEVGAINVDQIDIVWKAALKHGLKPV; this is encoded by the exons ATGGTTGTTGGATCCAGTAAACTGAGGAAAATATTAACAGT aAAACAAGAAATGGTTGAGAAAGAAAAAGAGGGAAAGATGTCATCAGAAAAAGAAAGAGTTTGCAGTCCAAGTAAAAGGGATGCTCCATTTTTTTCTTGGCCATGGGAGAATTTGAATAATTTCAAG TATTTGTTATATGGACCTTTAATAGCAAAAGTCCTGTATTCTATCTACAAAGATGAAATCAAGAAAGGTGCTTGGTGCTTGCATATTCTTATCTTGTTTGAACACAGAGCACTTGTTCATCAGCTATGGAGCACTTACAGTAGCATGCTTTTCCTTAATCGGACGCGGCAAATCGACCAACGAGGCGTGGATTTTAAACAAATCGATGCGGAGTGGCATTG GGATAATTTTCTGATTCTTCAAGCTATTCTGGCTTCATTGgtgtacttgagtttcccttCCTTGGCCAGTCTTCCCGTTTGGAACACAAAGGGCGTACTATGTTGCCTGATTCTCCACATTGGAATATCGGAGCCATTGTTTTATTGGATGCACAGATTATTACATTCCCCCACTTTGTTTCAACGGTACCATTGGCTGCATCATAGCTCTAAAATTAATCATCCTTTCACAG CGGGGCATACAACATTCTTGGAGCAGCTTTTACTATGTATAATTGTAGGGATTCCGACTTTGGGAACTGCCTTTCTTGGTTATGGATCGATAACTATGATGTACGGTTATCTTTTGCTGTTCGATTTTCTTCGATGTTTGGGGCATTGCAATGTTGAAGTGTTTCCCCATGGCCTTTTCGAGACCATCCCTATTCTAAAGTACTTGATCTACACACCAAC ATACCACAGCCTTCATCACAAGGAGATGAGGTCTAATTTTTGCCTCTTTATGCCTCTTTATGATAAGTTATGGAATACAATGCACGCAAATTATTGGGCTTTTCATCAAGAAATATGTTCCAGGACAA GTAGCAGGGTACCGGATTTTGTGTTTCTAGCACACGTTGTAGATGTGATCTCAGCAATGCACGCACCCTTTGTTTTCCGATCATTTAGCTCGATACCTTTCAGTAACAAACTCTTCTTGTTTCCGTTGTGGCCTTATACATTTTTGGTGATGCTTGTCATGTGGGCCAAGTCAAAGACTTTCTTGTGTAGCTTCTACCATCTCAGAGGGAAACTGCACCAAACTTGGGCAGTGCCAAGATTCGGTTTTCAG TATTTCCTACCTTTTGCTGCAAAAGGCATCAATAACCAAATTGAAGATGCTATCCTCACGGCTGATAAGCTTGGTGTTAAAGTCATCAGCCTTGCTGCATTAAACAAG AATGAAGGTCTGAATGGAGGTGGAACACTATTTACTTCAAAGCATCCCGATCTTAAAGTCAGAGTGGTTCATGGAAACACCTTGACGGCTGCAGTGATCCTGCGTGAGATTCCTCGAGACGTTGATGAGGTTTTCTTAACAGGGGCGACCTCTAAACTTGGCAGGGCCATCACCCTTTATCTTGCTCAACGCAAGGTTAAAGTTCTG ATGTTAACATTGTCGATTGAGAGATTCACAAAGATTCAGAAAGAATTACCTGCGGACTGCCAAAAATACTTAGTACAGGTTACCAAGTATCAAGCAGCTAAGAACTGTAAG ACATGGATCATCGGCAAATGGGCAACGCCACGTGAACAGTATTGGGCTCCATCAGGAACACATTTCCACCAGTTTGTAGTTCCACCCGTTATTCCATTCAGGAGAGACTGCACATACGGGATGCTTGCAGCAATGAGACTTCCCGACGAAGTCGAGGGACTGGGATCGTGTGAG TATACATTGGGACGAGGCATAGTTCATGCTTGCCATGCGGGTGGGCTGGTTCACTTTCTTGAAGGGTGGGAACACCATGAAGTTGGAGCTATCAATGTTGATCAGATTGATATCGTGTGGAAGGCTGCACTCAAGCATGGACTCAAGCCGGTGTAG
- the LOC142541330 gene encoding uncharacterized protein LOC142541330, whose translation MFGPLSFKHGNLTSLKGKRISQPISVVHGEVLAVLEGVKLLAEKNFSNVLVETDYLLAVQAVTATQEDLGYVGICATDIRERLKNLAISEFSHVYRSANHPKYKPHLIPVYELDAPATLGKFSSISAEFIILAQLACAMVNLSKSRLPPYLPILLLLLLLASAHNSQAKTKNAVKTKVYLSPKIELEPGMVSNKNYLAIDFPQGHVAIKSFDAELVDQDGKSVPLYQLYLHHWILIKYYQPTLNASLPPIFGNISGVCSGNFLIQYFGSGSETRKTLSHVPDPYGIVSGNPSDAPAGYEEKWLLNVHAIDTRGVVDKVGCLECTCDLYNMTRDENGLPLPPDYYGGLSCCLDGSRCRLKGGHQGGNRTYYLKYTVRYLDWDTSIVPVRVFVLDVTDIVTKANSSQGIVYRHDCQVEYQVKSCSNTSLLDKNCCTDTKSVSFTLPKGGNLVYGVGHLHVGGESIALYGQGGRDICKSTTKYGTGHKAGNEAGYVVGMSTCYPKRGSVKISDGETLTLVSKYNSARRHAGVMGLFNILLADS comes from the exons ATGTTCGGCCCTCTGAGTTTCAAACATGGTAATCTAACTTCTTTGAAAGG gAAGAGGATCTCTCAGCCAATTTCGGTGGTCCATGGAGAAGTTCTAGCGGTCCTTGAAGGGGTAAAACTTCTAGCTGAGAAGAATTTCAGTAACGTTTTAGTAGAAACAGACTATTTACTGGCAGTGCAAGCAGTCACAGCCACTCAGGAGGATCTTGGATATGTTGGTATTTGTGCTACTGATATTAGAGAACGCCTCAAAAATCTTGCAATCTCGGAGTTCTCCCATGTTTACAGGTCGGCTAAC CACCCGAAGTATAAACCCCATTTGATACCTGTGTATGAATTGGACGCTCCTGCTACGCTTGGTAAGTTTTCTTCTATTTCTGCAGAGTTCATCATCCTAGCTCAACTTGCATGTGCAATGGTCAACTTGTCAAAATCCCGGTTGCCGCCATACCtgcccatccttcttcttctccTTCTCCTAGCTTCGGCACATAACTCACAAGCCAAAACCAAAAATGCAGTCAAAACCAAAGTGTACCTCTCACCAAAAATCGAGTTGGAACCAGGCATGGTCTCCAACAAAAACTACCTGGCCATCGATTTCCCCCAAGGCCACGTCGCCATCAAGAGCTTTGACGCCGAACTAGTCGACCAAGATGGCAAGTCCGTCCCTCTCTACCAACTTTATCTGCATCATTGGATCCTTATAAAATACTACCAACCCACCCTTAACGCCAGCCTCCCACCGATTTTCGGAAACATCAGCGGAGTGTGCAGCGGAAATTTTCTAATTCAGTACTTTGGATCCGGGTCTGAGACACGAAAGACCCTGAGCCACGTCCCGGATCCTTACGGGATCGTGTCCGGCAACCCGTCGGATGCTCCCGCGGGGTACGAAGAGAAATGGTTGCTCAATGTGCACGCTATCGACACTCGAGGGGTGGTGGATAAAGTAGGATGTCTCGAGTGTACATGCGACCTGTACAACATGACGAGGGACGAAAACGGTCTACCCTTGCCTCCGGATTACTACGGCGGCTTGAGCTGTTGCCTTGATGGGAGTAGATGCAGGTTGAAGGGAGGGCACCAGGGTGGGAATAGAACCTATTATTTGAAATATACGGTGAGGTATTTGGATTGGGATACGTCCATCGTGCCGGTCAGAGTCTTTGTTCTTGATGTAACAGATATTGTGACAAAAGCCAACAGTTCACAAGGGATCGTTTATCGGCATGATTGTCAG GTTGAGTATCAAGTGAAATCTTGCTCCAACACTAGTCTTTTGGATAAGAATTGTTGCACTGATACGAAATCCGTGAGTTTTACTTTACCAAAAGGCGGCAATCTAGTATATGGAGTTGGGCACCTGCATGTAGGAGGCGAGAGTATTGCCCTCTATGGACAG GGAGGAAGAGATATATGTAAGTCCACTACAAAATACGGGACAGGACATAAAGCTGGAAACGAAGCTGGCTACGTTGTGGGAATGTCGACCTGTTACCCGAAACGAGGCTCTGTCAAAATTAGTGATGGGGAAACTCTGACTCTCGTATCTAAATACAACAGTGCAAGAAGACATGCAGGAGTCATGGGACTCTTTAACATCTTGCTTGCTGATTCATGA
- the LOC142542407 gene encoding ABC transporter I family member 17-like, producing the protein MEDFEGAQEYLLSVKPEKGRAIDSKFEVRDLTKVSYNNQLILNKVNVDIPKGVIFGVIGPSGSGKSTFLRALNRLWEPPSGSVFLDGADICELDVLDLRRKVGMLFQLPALFEGTVADNIRYGPSLKGKKLSEEEVYKLLALADLDSSFFHKTGAELSVGQAQRVSLARTLANEPEVLLLDEPTSALDPISTQNIEDVLVKLKEDRGMTIIMVSHSIKQIQRIADLVGLLVDGKIVEILEPNRLSETKHPMGQKFLQLSP; encoded by the exons ATGGAGGATTTTGAAG GAGCACAAGAATACCTACTATCGGTGAAACCTGAAAAGGGTCGTGCGATCGATTCAAAGTTTGAGGTTAGAGATCTCACGAAAGTGTCTTATAATAATCAACTCATACTAAACAAAGTCAATGTGGACATCCCCAAAGGAGTTATATTCGGCGTAATCGGGCCGAGTGGCAGCGGAAAGTCAACCTTCTTGCGGGCCCTTAATCGGTTATGGGAGCCCCCTTCTGGCTCCGTGTTTCTTGATGGTGCAGATATCTGTGAGCTAGATGTCCTCGACCTTCGTCGGAAAGTCGGTATGCTGTTCCAGCTTCCAGCTTTGTTTGAAG GTACAGTTGCGGATAACATACGCTACGGGCCGAGTTTAAAAGGGAAGAAGTTGAGTGAGGAGGAGGTGTACAAATTACTGGCTCTTGCAGACCTGGATTCATCTTTCTTCCACAAGACTGGTGCAGAGTTATCTGTGGGTCAAGCTCAAAGGGTGTCTCTCGCCCGAACCTTGGCCAACGAACCAGAG GTTTTGCTGCTGGATGAACCAACGAGTGCGTTGGATCCAATATCAACTCAAAACATAGAAGATGTTCTGGTGAAGCTGAAGGAAGATCGAGGAATGACGATTATCATGGTCTCTCACAGCATCAAACAGATACAAAGGATTGCAGACTTGGTCGGGCTTCTTGTAGATGGCAAGATAGTAGAGATTCTAGAACCAAATCGTCTCTCTGAGACTAAGCATCCGATGGGACAGAAGTTCCTCCAGCTTAGCCCATAA